Proteins encoded together in one Chitinophaga sp. LS1 window:
- a CDS encoding SusD/RagB family nutrient-binding outer membrane lipoprotein, with amino-acid sequence MKKLLINAALLVLLAGSFSSCKKKIDEDYQNPELTTSGNIGKLFAGMFFNKRIHPSYWDYYTILQSYSGAFSGIVPAVQSSTMYVTTSSYTDGKWTDFYNGSTGTDYNYNGPGILNNYREMQSTYNALSATDQAAQDIYMNLAKVIVADQAAQMVDMWGDIPFSKANSLNTSTRAIEYAAYDDAAALYDTLINNLDQVNTFLTTASVVATESGNLKLYDRIYSGDLTLWRRYANSLRLRLLMRISNVSEAKAQAAVTTMLNNPSTYPLITTNDQDALLWESPTNLVSDLLSAFSSFPYAPQYLLEDVLVANNDPRTKVMFDPDSTNGYKGFPYNGTSNDFSNGGYASYDSATFFYNYNLPGVLFTAAEASFLQAEAYERWGLGTAATAYTEGLDLSVEYFYMLNKKVSDRSTQYKWAIQVVNTDTVALWKAASAVAYSGTTTEKLEKIYTQKWVNFFIMQANQAWAEYRRTGYPAIQLPVSNGIQANPPVRFLYPSNESLYNTANYSAVQSKDTRNTKIFWDVN; translated from the coding sequence ATGAAAAAACTTCTTATAAACGCAGCTCTTCTGGTCTTACTGGCAGGTTCTTTTAGCTCCTGTAAGAAAAAGATCGATGAAGACTACCAAAACCCGGAACTGACTACCTCAGGTAACATAGGTAAGCTGTTTGCCGGTATGTTCTTCAACAAAAGAATTCACCCTTCATACTGGGATTATTATACTATTCTTCAGTCTTATAGCGGTGCTTTCTCTGGTATCGTTCCTGCTGTACAAAGCAGTACCATGTATGTAACTACCTCCAGCTATACTGATGGTAAATGGACTGACTTCTATAACGGTTCTACCGGTACTGACTATAACTATAATGGTCCTGGTATCCTTAACAACTATCGTGAGATGCAGTCTACTTACAATGCACTGTCTGCAACTGACCAGGCAGCACAGGATATTTACATGAACCTGGCTAAGGTAATTGTAGCAGATCAGGCAGCTCAGATGGTTGACATGTGGGGCGATATTCCTTTTTCAAAGGCAAACTCCCTGAACACTTCTACCCGTGCTATCGAGTATGCTGCATATGACGATGCTGCTGCACTTTACGATACACTGATCAATAACCTGGATCAGGTGAATACCTTCCTGACTACTGCATCTGTAGTAGCTACAGAAAGCGGTAACCTGAAACTGTATGACAGAATTTACAGCGGTGACCTCACCCTGTGGCGTCGTTATGCAAACTCTCTGCGTCTGCGTCTTCTGATGCGTATTTCTAATGTAAGCGAAGCTAAAGCACAGGCAGCAGTTACTACTATGCTGAACAATCCCAGCACTTATCCGCTGATCACAACAAACGATCAGGATGCATTATTGTGGGAAAGCCCAACCAACCTGGTTAGTGACCTGTTGAGTGCATTCTCCAGCTTCCCTTACGCTCCTCAGTATCTGCTGGAAGATGTATTGGTTGCTAACAATGACCCTCGTACCAAAGTAATGTTCGATCCGGATTCTACTAATGGTTACAAAGGTTTCCCTTACAATGGAACTTCTAACGATTTTTCCAATGGTGGGTATGCATCTTACGATTCTGCTACCTTCTTCTATAACTACAACCTGCCAGGTGTACTGTTCACAGCTGCTGAAGCTAGCTTCCTGCAAGCTGAAGCTTACGAAAGATGGGGCCTGGGTACTGCAGCTACTGCATACACAGAAGGTCTCGATCTGTCTGTTGAATACTTCTACATGCTGAACAAAAAAGTTAGCGACCGTTCTACCCAGTACAAATGGGCTATACAGGTTGTAAATACTGATACTGTAGCACTGTGGAAAGCAGCTAGCGCTGTTGCTTACAGTGGTACTACTACTGAAAAACTGGAGAAAATCTATACTCAGAAATGGGTGAACTTCTTCATCATGCAGGCAAACCAGGCATGGGCTGAATACAGAAGAACAGGTTATCCTGCTATTCAACTGCCAGTTTCAAACGGTATTCAGGCTAATCCTCCTGTACGTTTCCTGTATCCTTCAAACGAGTCACTGTATAACACTGCTAACTACAGCGCTGTACAGTCTAAGGATACCCGCAACACTAAAATCTTCTGGGACGTTAACTAA
- a CDS encoding c-type cytochrome, which yields MKRLFLFLLIVLSFAASAQRITWYQHIAPIVHTNCTPCHRPEEAGPFSLISYEDVAKRAAMVKKVTQSRYMPPWKADPHYVSYANERRLTDEEIAMIADWADHQMPIGKNDNRKPDTITFSKVSRLPDLELTMKQAFVVKGDNVERFIVYKIPFELPDSMNVEAIRFITNNRKLIHHANYEIDDVPELDLYNTVDYINLTEDDRNKYTQYVPYRKRMIYYGGWIPGALYESYPSGIGWRMPRRGVILLTLHFAPVGKEEKSISGVQLYFTKNEVKRDIRAVSIGSGGVGEKDIDPFFYIPANAVKTFKVKVKVPEDQSLLYVWPHMHYLGKIFRAYSVTPANDTIRLVSIPDWNVAWQEMYWFPTLKKLPKGSTIYVEGTYDNTAENPANPNNPPQLIYSSGDMKSTDEMMTLVMIYLPYEKGDEKMEIKR from the coding sequence ATGAAACGCCTATTCCTATTCCTTTTGATTGTACTGTCATTTGCTGCCAGCGCGCAGCGCATTACCTGGTACCAGCATATCGCACCCATTGTTCATACTAACTGCACACCCTGTCATCGCCCGGAAGAAGCCGGCCCTTTTTCTCTTATCTCTTACGAAGATGTAGCCAAGCGCGCCGCGATGGTGAAGAAAGTAACACAAAGCAGGTACATGCCACCCTGGAAAGCAGATCCACATTATGTAAGCTATGCCAATGAACGCCGCCTCACCGACGAAGAAATTGCCATGATCGCTGACTGGGCAGATCACCAGATGCCAATAGGGAAAAATGATAATCGCAAACCAGACACTATTACTTTTTCCAAAGTCTCGCGCCTGCCAGATCTTGAGCTTACCATGAAACAAGCCTTCGTAGTCAAAGGAGATAATGTGGAACGTTTCATTGTTTATAAGATCCCATTTGAACTACCTGACTCTATGAATGTGGAAGCCATCCGCTTCATCACAAACAACCGCAAACTGATCCACCACGCGAATTATGAAATTGATGATGTGCCCGAGCTGGATCTATACAACACTGTTGATTACATCAACCTCACGGAAGATGATCGTAATAAATATACACAGTACGTACCCTACCGCAAGCGCATGATCTATTACGGAGGCTGGATTCCAGGCGCCTTGTATGAATCGTATCCTTCCGGTATCGGCTGGCGGATGCCCAGGAGAGGAGTGATCCTGCTCACCCTGCACTTTGCCCCTGTAGGTAAGGAAGAGAAAAGCATCAGCGGGGTACAGTTATACTTCACAAAGAATGAAGTAAAGAGAGACATTCGTGCTGTGAGCATCGGCTCCGGTGGTGTAGGAGAGAAGGATATTGATCCGTTCTTTTATATCCCTGCCAATGCAGTGAAGACATTCAAGGTGAAAGTAAAAGTGCCCGAAGATCAGTCATTGCTATACGTTTGGCCACATATGCACTACCTGGGAAAGATCTTCAGGGCATATAGTGTAACGCCTGCAAATGATACGATACGCTTAGTGTCTATTCCTGACTGGAATGTAGCATGGCAGGAAATGTACTGGTTCCCTACATTGAAGAAACTACCGAAAGGATCTACTATTTATGTAGAAGGGACGTATGATAACACTGCTGAAAACCCCGCTAATCCGAATAATCCTCCTCAACTCATTTATAGTAGTGGCGATATGAAATCGACTGATGAGATGATGACGCTGGTGATGATTTATTTGCCTTATGAAAAGGGGGATGAGAAGATGGAAATTAAGCGATAG
- a CDS encoding redoxin family protein, translating to MSRLLLLSLLITMQSIGHPHGTSFTERLKDYTGKAYDIRPQGKIVVYLFLSPECPLCRNYAPIVQQLSEKYKGVQFYGIISGRTFTKGQIGAYVKDFNLTFPVLIDTDKEVANSLKATVTPEALLVGSDGKEYYRGLIDDWITGLGTKRAKTTQLYLDQSIQNLVAGVPTVTKTTPIGCLISNY from the coding sequence ATGTCAAGACTACTACTCCTGTCATTGCTAATAACTATGCAGTCGATAGGGCATCCACATGGTACTTCCTTTACTGAGCGATTAAAGGATTATACAGGCAAAGCTTATGACATCAGGCCACAGGGAAAGATTGTTGTGTATCTGTTTCTCTCACCTGAATGTCCATTGTGCAGAAACTATGCACCTATCGTACAACAGCTGTCAGAAAAATACAAAGGCGTACAATTCTACGGCATCATCAGTGGCCGCACCTTTACCAAAGGGCAGATCGGCGCTTATGTAAAAGATTTCAATCTCACCTTCCCCGTCCTCATAGATACGGATAAGGAAGTTGCCAATTCACTGAAAGCAACTGTCACGCCCGAAGCGCTGCTGGTAGGAAGTGATGGCAAAGAATATTATCGTGGTTTGATAGATGACTGGATCACAGGTCTTGGTACCAAGCGTGCAAAAACTACGCAGCTATACCTGGATCAGTCTATCCAGAATCTGGTGGCAGGTGTGCCCACTGTTACAAAGACCACACCGATAGGTTGTCTGATCAGTAATTATTAA
- a CDS encoding cytochrome c, with translation MRVVVAITLMLSLFICGKGRAQDITWYKHIAPIIHNNCTPCHRTGEAAPFPLVTYEDVAKRASMIQRVTEARYMPPWKPDSHYVQYANERRLSDEEISMIANWATHDMPKGNAGDAKDKQNFVPGTVYNRPPDLVLKMKESYRLEGDNQDHYIVYKIPFELADSMNVEGVEFITNNRKVIHHANYEIDDVPGMDIYNTADFVDYTNEKVKYFENYVSYRKRIMYFGGWIPGASMESYPEHIGWVMPKRGVILLTVHYAPLGKAEDVLSGIQIWTTKSNITRRIKNESLGSGSESQKQIQPFFYLPPDVVRTFSLDVKIEEDRSLLYVWPHMHLLGQVFKAYAIKPDKDTIPLVYIPVWDFNWQEIYWFPKMVKIPKGSTIHIEATYDNTINNPYNPNLPPALVMENMNTKDEMMTLVIVTLPYKDGDENISLK, from the coding sequence ATGCGTGTTGTCGTTGCGATAACCCTGATGTTATCGTTATTTATTTGCGGAAAGGGGAGGGCACAGGATATCACCTGGTATAAACACATTGCGCCCATCATTCACAACAATTGTACACCTTGTCACAGAACAGGCGAGGCAGCGCCTTTTCCCCTTGTTACATATGAGGATGTAGCAAAACGTGCTTCCATGATTCAACGGGTTACGGAAGCGAGGTATATGCCACCCTGGAAACCAGATTCGCACTATGTACAATATGCGAATGAAAGACGATTGTCTGATGAAGAGATTTCCATGATCGCCAACTGGGCTACTCATGATATGCCTAAAGGCAATGCGGGGGATGCAAAAGACAAACAGAACTTTGTGCCCGGTACCGTATACAATCGTCCACCTGATCTGGTGTTGAAGATGAAGGAGAGTTATCGCCTGGAAGGGGATAACCAAGACCATTACATCGTATACAAAATACCTTTTGAGCTGGCAGATTCTATGAATGTGGAAGGAGTAGAATTCATCACCAATAACCGTAAGGTGATCCATCATGCAAACTATGAGATAGATGATGTACCAGGCATGGATATATATAATACAGCGGACTTTGTGGATTATACCAATGAAAAGGTAAAGTACTTCGAAAACTATGTATCCTATCGTAAGCGGATCATGTACTTTGGTGGCTGGATACCGGGTGCTTCTATGGAGTCTTATCCGGAACATATTGGTTGGGTAATGCCAAAGAGAGGGGTGATATTACTGACAGTGCATTATGCACCGTTAGGCAAAGCAGAAGATGTGCTTAGTGGTATACAGATCTGGACGACAAAATCAAATATTACCAGGCGGATCAAAAACGAGAGCCTGGGATCTGGTAGTGAGTCGCAAAAACAGATACAGCCTTTCTTTTATCTGCCTCCTGATGTAGTGCGTACTTTTTCGTTGGATGTAAAGATAGAGGAGGATAGGTCATTGCTGTATGTATGGCCGCATATGCATTTGCTTGGGCAGGTGTTTAAAGCCTATGCCATCAAGCCAGACAAAGACACGATCCCGTTAGTATATATACCTGTGTGGGATTTTAACTGGCAGGAGATCTATTGGTTTCCAAAGATGGTGAAGATTCCGAAAGGATCGACTATTCACATAGAAGCCACTTATGATAACACGATCAATAATCCTTACAATCCAAACTTGCCACCAGCATTGGTCATGGAAAATATGAACACAAAGGATGAGATGATGACATTGGTAATAGTAACGCTTCCTTATAAAGACGGCGACGAAAATATCTCTTTGAAATAA
- the mutS gene encoding DNA mismatch repair protein MutS, giving the protein MAKSKSEETPLMQQHKAIKTRYPDAVLLFRVGDFYETFNEDAVIASKVLGIVLTKRANGSASYVDLAGFPHHSLDTYLHKLVKAGYRVAVCDQLEDPKTVKGIVKRGVTEMVTPGVAVNDKILENANNNFLAAVHLQDDHAGVAFLDISTGEFFVAQGTIEYADKLLQSFKPAEVLYAKQQQKNFRQHFGTKFYTYTMDEWIFTATYAHEILLRQFETHSLKGFGVDGLNDAIIAAGAALHYLRDTEHPHLQHITNIQRIEQDDFLWMDRFTIRNLELLGSSVENGNTLLTTIDTTVSPMGARLLKRWLIFPLRDINQINERLDVVEYFIKETDLAKNLVHHLKQTGDLERLVSKIPLKKINPREVMSLAKALQQVCAVKTLLEKVPHPYLAKLAMTMDGCNEILDRILREVTETPPILVSKGEVIQMGIHTELDNLRKIARSGKDYLLQIQQKESEITGIPSLKIAFNNVFGYYLEVTNAHKNKVPETWIRKQTLANAERYITPELKEYEEKITGAEEKILALEAELFEELLSALQPYIRPIQQNAQVIAKLDCLLSFANNAVQFKYRRPGITDGYNLDIREGRHPVIERGLPPGESYVANDITLDKETQQIIILTGPNMSGKSALLRQTALITLMAHMGSFVPAAAAEIGLTDKIFTRVGASDNLSGGESTFMVEMNETASIINNITPRSLVILDEIGRGTSTYDGISIAWSIVEYLHDMTSAKPKTLFATHYHELNELENKHARIKNFHITNKESGNKVIFLRKLAPGGSRHSFGIHVARMAGMPPKLIERANEVLAHLEEKQIDGPVQEQVKSLGGPAQKVQLSIFDTHSDTFKTIRDMLENVDINRLTPVEALLKLSEIKHLL; this is encoded by the coding sequence ATGGCGAAAAGCAAATCGGAAGAAACCCCACTAATGCAACAGCACAAGGCAATTAAGACCCGTTACCCGGATGCCGTGCTTTTGTTCCGCGTGGGCGATTTTTATGAAACTTTTAATGAAGACGCAGTCATTGCCTCCAAAGTATTGGGGATTGTTCTGACCAAAAGAGCTAACGGCTCTGCCTCTTATGTAGACTTAGCTGGTTTTCCACACCACTCTCTGGACACCTACCTCCACAAACTGGTCAAAGCAGGCTACCGCGTGGCCGTATGCGATCAGCTGGAAGATCCCAAAACTGTAAAAGGTATTGTAAAACGCGGCGTAACCGAAATGGTGACGCCCGGAGTTGCTGTGAATGACAAGATCCTCGAAAATGCCAACAACAACTTTCTGGCAGCTGTACACCTCCAGGATGATCATGCCGGCGTTGCGTTTCTGGATATCTCCACAGGGGAATTCTTTGTTGCACAGGGCACCATCGAGTATGCCGATAAACTGCTGCAAAGCTTTAAACCTGCTGAAGTACTCTACGCCAAGCAACAACAAAAGAATTTCCGCCAGCACTTTGGCACTAAGTTTTACACATACACCATGGATGAGTGGATCTTTACTGCCACTTATGCACATGAAATACTCCTCAGGCAGTTTGAGACACATAGTCTGAAAGGCTTTGGAGTAGATGGTCTCAATGATGCCATCATTGCCGCAGGCGCTGCCCTGCATTACCTGCGGGATACCGAACATCCTCACCTGCAACACATTACTAACATTCAGCGCATCGAACAGGATGACTTCCTCTGGATGGACAGGTTTACGATCCGTAACCTGGAATTGTTAGGTAGCAGTGTGGAAAACGGGAATACCCTGCTCACCACCATTGATACTACTGTAAGCCCAATGGGCGCCCGCCTGCTGAAACGCTGGCTCATATTCCCCCTCCGCGATATTAACCAGATCAATGAAAGACTGGATGTGGTAGAGTACTTTATCAAAGAAACAGATCTTGCAAAAAACCTGGTCCACCACCTGAAACAAACCGGTGACCTGGAAAGACTGGTGTCCAAGATCCCTTTGAAGAAGATCAACCCAAGAGAGGTGATGTCCCTCGCCAAAGCACTGCAACAGGTATGTGCCGTGAAGACCCTGCTGGAAAAAGTACCACATCCATACCTGGCAAAACTGGCCATGACCATGGATGGATGTAACGAAATCCTGGACAGAATTCTGCGCGAAGTAACGGAGACACCACCGATCCTCGTGAGCAAAGGCGAAGTGATACAGATGGGTATTCATACCGAACTGGATAACCTGCGTAAGATTGCACGCTCCGGAAAAGATTACCTGTTACAGATCCAACAGAAGGAATCTGAAATCACGGGCATCCCTAGTCTGAAGATTGCATTCAACAACGTATTCGGCTACTACCTGGAAGTGACGAATGCACATAAGAATAAAGTACCTGAAACCTGGATCCGTAAGCAAACGCTGGCGAATGCAGAACGATATATTACACCTGAGCTGAAGGAATACGAAGAGAAGATTACGGGGGCGGAAGAAAAGATCCTCGCACTGGAAGCAGAGTTGTTCGAAGAACTATTGTCTGCATTGCAACCTTATATCCGGCCGATACAACAGAATGCACAGGTGATAGCGAAGCTGGATTGTCTGCTGAGTTTTGCGAACAATGCGGTACAGTTTAAATATCGTCGTCCGGGTATTACGGATGGTTACAATCTTGATATTCGTGAAGGACGACATCCTGTGATTGAAAGAGGATTGCCACCGGGTGAGAGTTATGTAGCGAATGATATCACGCTGGATAAAGAGACCCAGCAGATTATTATTCTGACGGGTCCGAACATGAGTGGTAAGTCTGCATTGTTACGGCAGACGGCATTGATTACGCTGATGGCGCATATGGGTAGTTTTGTACCTGCAGCAGCGGCGGAGATCGGATTGACAGATAAGATCTTTACACGTGTGGGCGCTTCGGATAACCTGAGTGGTGGTGAGTCTACTTTCATGGTAGAGATGAATGAAACGGCGAGTATTATTAACAATATTACACCGCGTAGTCTGGTGATACTGGATGAGATCGGGCGTGGTACCAGTACGTATGATGGTATTTCAATTGCATGGAGTATTGTGGAGTATCTGCATGATATGACATCGGCTAAACCAAAGACGTTGTTTGCCACACACTATCACGAGCTGAATGAGTTGGAGAATAAGCATGCGCGCATCAAGAATTTTCACATTACGAATAAGGAATCGGGGAATAAGGTGATATTTTTGAGGAAGCTGGCGCCGGGGGGTAGCAGACATAGCTTTGGTATTCATGTGGCAAGAATGGCGGGAATGCCGCCTAAGTTGATTGAAAGAGCGAATGAGGTATTAGCGCATTTGGAGGAGAAGCAGATTGATGGGCCAGTGCAGGAGCAGGTGAAGAGTTTGGGCGGACCTGCACAGAAGGTGCAATTGAGTATTTTTGATACGCATAGTGATACGTTCAAGACGATAAGAGATATGTTGGAGAATGTGGATATTAACAGGCTGACGCCGGTGGAGGCGTTGCTGAAGTTAAGCGAGATAAAACATTTGCTGTAG
- a CDS encoding RNA methyltransferase, which translates to MRKLSMDELGRKTIEEFKAAEKTPLVLVMDNIRSMHNVGSVFRTADAFLIQGIILCGYTPVPPHRDIQKTALGATETVHWQYYATTTEAVAALKEGGYRVLAIEQAESSVMLDQFQPGGDQPLALVFGNEVSGVDGEVMKQVDGCIEIPQLGMKHSLNISVSTGIVVWDIFVKLKK; encoded by the coding sequence ATGCGAAAACTGAGCATGGACGAACTAGGCCGCAAAACGATCGAAGAATTCAAGGCCGCCGAAAAAACACCACTGGTATTAGTCATGGACAATATCCGGAGCATGCACAATGTAGGCTCCGTATTCAGAACGGCCGATGCCTTTCTGATTCAAGGCATTATACTCTGTGGGTATACGCCTGTTCCCCCTCACCGCGATATTCAGAAAACCGCCCTGGGTGCTACCGAAACGGTGCACTGGCAATATTATGCCACCACTACCGAAGCTGTAGCTGCTTTAAAAGAAGGGGGATACCGCGTACTGGCCATTGAGCAGGCGGAAAGCAGTGTGATGCTGGACCAGTTCCAGCCTGGTGGCGATCAGCCCCTGGCACTGGTATTTGGCAATGAAGTGTCTGGTGTGGATGGAGAAGTGATGAAGCAGGTGGACGGATGTATTGAAATTCCGCAGCTTGGGATGAAACACTCATTGAATATATCTGTTAGCACAGGTATCGTAGTTTGGGATATCTTTGTAAAGTTAAAAAAGTAA
- a CDS encoding UbiA-like polyprenyltransferase, whose amino-acid sequence MITTVNKYLSLVKFSHTIFAMPFALTGFFIATARAGYSFSWQLFVLVVLCMVFARSAAMAFNRWLDVDIDKINPRTAKREIPAGVITKNNALLFIILNCGAFILTTYFINMICFILSPVALIVVLGYSYTKRFTALCHLVLGLGLSLAPIGAYLSVTGQFAALPVLLSCLVLCWVSGFDIIYSLQDEDFDRSQALNSVPTWLGKAGALHFSEGLHVVAGALAITIGLMGQFHWLYAIGAAVFIIMLISQHLLVKPNDLSKVNIAFMTTNGIASVVFAIFAIADMLFLA is encoded by the coding sequence ATGATTACGACTGTAAATAAATACCTCTCGCTTGTAAAATTCAGCCACACCATATTCGCCATGCCGTTTGCGCTGACGGGCTTCTTTATCGCCACTGCCAGGGCAGGGTACTCTTTCAGCTGGCAGCTGTTCGTATTGGTGGTATTATGTATGGTCTTTGCCAGAAGTGCGGCCATGGCCTTTAACCGCTGGCTGGATGTGGATATCGATAAGATCAACCCACGTACTGCTAAACGCGAGATTCCTGCTGGTGTGATTACGAAGAACAACGCCCTGTTGTTCATCATTTTGAACTGTGGCGCATTTATCCTCACTACTTACTTTATTAATATGATCTGCTTTATCCTGTCACCGGTCGCACTGATCGTAGTGTTGGGATATAGTTATACCAAGCGCTTTACGGCGCTGTGCCATTTGGTACTGGGCTTAGGATTGTCACTGGCGCCAATAGGAGCGTACCTGTCTGTAACAGGGCAGTTTGCGGCATTGCCGGTATTGCTGTCCTGCCTGGTGCTGTGCTGGGTATCTGGTTTTGACATCATTTATTCCCTGCAGGATGAAGATTTTGACCGTTCTCAGGCCCTGAATTCTGTGCCTACCTGGTTAGGAAAGGCAGGCGCCCTGCATTTCTCTGAAGGATTGCATGTAGTAGCGGGTGCACTGGCTATTACGATTGGGTTAATGGGGCAGTTCCATTGGTTATATGCCATTGGAGCGGCAGTATTCATCATCATGCTGATCTCTCAGCACCTGCTGGTAAAACCCAATGACCTGAGTAAGGTGAATATCGCTTTCATGACCACAAATGGTATTGCAAGTGTAGTATTCGCAATATTTGCAATTGCTGACATGTTATTTTTAGCATAA
- the ruvX gene encoding Holliday junction resolvase RuvX: MGRILAIDYGKKRTGLAVTDPLQIIATGLTTVPSQTLIPYLKKYFEAEQVELILIGEPKNLDGSETDATALAAECVRILKKNFPNMPLKQIDERFTSKMAFQTMIDSGLKKKDRQNKGLVDEISATIILQEYLRSK; this comes from the coding sequence ATGGGGAGAATACTGGCAATAGATTATGGAAAAAAGCGGACCGGACTGGCAGTGACAGATCCCCTGCAGATAATAGCAACGGGTCTTACTACAGTACCGTCTCAAACGCTGATCCCTTACCTGAAAAAATACTTCGAAGCCGAACAGGTAGAACTTATTCTGATAGGTGAACCAAAGAACCTGGATGGAAGCGAAACAGATGCGACGGCTTTAGCAGCAGAATGTGTACGTATTTTGAAAAAGAACTTCCCGAATATGCCGCTAAAGCAGATAGATGAGCGGTTTACTTCTAAAATGGCCTTTCAGACCATGATAGATAGTGGGTTGAAGAAAAAAGACAGACAGAACAAGGGATTGGTCGATGAGATCAGTGCCACCATTATATTACAGGAATACCTGCGTTCAAAATAA
- the def gene encoding peptide deformylase translates to MILPIVAYGHPVLRKMCEDITPDYPELDKLIANMWETMYASSGVGLAAPQINRPIRLFVIDSEQIINNLEEDEKDEYPGDAGVKRVFINAHIVATDGEEWPYNEGCLSIPKVREDVYRPETVTIRYVDEHFQPHEDTFTGVTARVIFHEYDHIDGKLFIDHLKPLKRRMIKSKLDDISKGKIKVDYKMIFHK, encoded by the coding sequence ATGATTTTACCAATCGTTGCCTACGGCCATCCGGTCCTCCGTAAAATGTGTGAAGATATCACACCAGATTACCCAGAATTAGACAAGCTGATCGCTAATATGTGGGAAACCATGTACGCGTCCAGTGGTGTAGGCCTCGCAGCACCTCAGATTAACAGGCCCATCCGCCTTTTCGTAATAGATAGCGAACAAATTATCAATAACCTGGAAGAAGATGAAAAAGACGAATACCCTGGCGATGCCGGTGTAAAACGCGTTTTCATCAATGCGCATATCGTAGCTACCGATGGTGAAGAATGGCCTTACAACGAAGGTTGCCTCAGCATCCCTAAAGTAAGAGAAGACGTTTACCGTCCTGAAACTGTGACCATCCGCTATGTGGACGAACACTTCCAGCCTCACGAAGATACCTTTACCGGCGTCACAGCCCGCGTTATATTCCATGAGTACGACCATATCGATGGTAAGTTATTCATCGATCATCTCAAGCCACTTAAGCGTAGAATGATTAAAAGCAAGCTGGACGATATCTCCAAAGGAAAAATCAAGGTTGATTACAAGATGATATTTCACAAATAA
- a CDS encoding RNA polymerase sigma factor — protein MGAALTYTEAELVTGLKARNEKFFGYLYDHYSPALYGIALKVVVDETLAGDVLQEIFLKIWRGIDRYDTEKGRLFTWMVNIARNTAIDTLRSKGHKLGQKVQEIGNNSHIVDQLAVHPSVDHLGLAKVVEQLNKEQRVIIDLAYYKGCTQDEISKILDIPLGTVKTRMRNAIIQLRNILKQM, from the coding sequence TTGGGAGCAGCACTTACATATACTGAAGCCGAACTGGTAACTGGATTAAAAGCCAGAAACGAAAAGTTTTTCGGTTACTTATATGATCATTATTCACCGGCATTATATGGTATCGCCCTCAAAGTAGTGGTTGATGAAACGCTTGCCGGCGATGTGTTGCAGGAAATCTTTCTCAAGATCTGGAGAGGTATAGACCGTTACGATACAGAAAAAGGTCGTCTGTTCACCTGGATGGTGAACATAGCCCGCAATACAGCTATCGATACCCTCCGCTCCAAAGGCCACAAGCTGGGCCAGAAAGTTCAGGAAATAGGAAACAATTCCCACATAGTCGATCAACTGGCGGTACACCCGTCTGTTGATCATTTGGGATTGGCTAAAGTGGTGGAACAGTTGAACAAGGAACAGCGTGTTATCATTGATCTGGCTTATTATAAAGGTTGTACCCAGGATGAGATCTCCAAAATACTGGATATCCCACTTGGTACAGTCAAAACCAGAATGCGAAATGCGATCATACAATTGCGGAATATACTAAAACAGATGTAA